The following are encoded together in the Erwinia sp. E602 genome:
- the yihI gene encoding Der GTPase-activating protein YihI, translated as MKQPAHAPQGKKPARVKRKSREELNQEARDRKRNKKGSGNVSGSRANPVAEKPKNGSSSAAKDPRIGSKKPIALGANVPASKPLKPAKVAKPAPEKKRQSPEEELAALESDPRLDTLLDRLENGETLSAEDQAWLDQSLDRIDVLMEQLGIALDDDAEAEDQQAEEDMYRLLKGGQ; from the coding sequence ATGAAGCAACCAGCACACGCACCCCAGGGTAAAAAACCAGCACGGGTAAAACGCAAGTCCCGCGAAGAACTTAATCAGGAAGCGCGCGATCGCAAGCGTAATAAAAAAGGCAGCGGTAACGTCTCCGGCAGCCGGGCTAATCCGGTCGCTGAAAAACCGAAAAACGGCAGCAGCAGTGCGGCAAAAGACCCGCGCATCGGCAGCAAAAAGCCTATCGCTCTCGGTGCCAACGTGCCGGCCAGCAAACCGCTGAAGCCGGCTAAAGTCGCGAAACCGGCACCTGAGAAGAAGCGCCAGTCACCGGAAGAGGAGCTGGCTGCGCTGGAAAGCGATCCGCGTCTGGATACGCTGCTGGATCGTCTGGAGAACGGTGAAACGCTGTCTGCGGAAGACCAGGCCTGGCTCGATCAGTCGCTGGACCGTATCGACGTGCTGATGGAACAGCTGGGTATCGCGCTGGATGATGATGCAGAGGCAGAAGATCAGCAGGCGGAAGAGGACATGTACCGTCTGCTGAAGGGCGGCCAGTAA
- the yihA gene encoding ribosome biogenesis GTP-binding protein YihA/YsxC, which produces MSGWNYHLTHFVTSAPDIRHLPSDTGIEVAFAGRSNAGKSSALNTLTNQKSLARTSKTPGRTQLINLFQVAEGYRLVDLPGYGYAEVPEEMKLKWQRALAEYLQERQCLKGLVVLMDIRHPLKDLDQQMIKWAVQSGIEVLVLLTKADKLASGARKAQLNAVRETAKGFVGNVQVEMFSSLKKIGVDKLSQKLDSWYREIPPAVEEDAEETQ; this is translated from the coding sequence TTGTCTGGCTGGAATTATCACCTTACTCATTTTGTTACCAGCGCCCCCGATATTCGCCACCTGCCCTCCGATACCGGTATTGAGGTGGCGTTCGCCGGGCGTTCCAATGCGGGAAAATCCAGCGCGCTGAATACGCTGACCAATCAGAAAAGCCTGGCGCGTACCAGTAAAACGCCTGGACGCACCCAGCTGATTAACCTGTTCCAGGTGGCCGAAGGTTATCGCCTCGTCGACCTGCCCGGCTATGGTTATGCCGAAGTGCCGGAAGAGATGAAGCTGAAATGGCAGCGCGCACTGGCAGAGTATCTGCAGGAGCGGCAGTGCCTGAAGGGGCTGGTGGTGCTGATGGATATTCGCCATCCGCTCAAAGATCTCGATCAGCAGATGATCAAATGGGCGGTACAGAGCGGGATCGAAGTGCTGGTGCTGCTGACGAAAGCCGATAAGCTGGCTTCTGGCGCACGCAAAGCGCAGCTAAACGCCGTACGCGAAACCGCGAAAGGGTTTGTCGGCAACGTGCAGGTGGAGATGTTCTCATCGCTGAAGAAGATTGGCGTGGATAAGCTCAGCCAGAAGCTGGACAGCTGGTATCGCGAGATCCCACCGGCGGTGGAAGAAGACGCAGAAGAAACACAATAA
- the polA gene encoding DNA polymerase I: MAEIAENPLILVDGSSYLYRAYHAFPPLTNAAGEPTGAMYGVLNMLRSLLLQYKPSHVAVVFDAKGKTFRDELFEAYKSHRPPMPDDLRAQIEPLHAMVKAMGLPLLAVPGVEADDVIGTLALAAEKMGKPVLISTGDKDMAQLVSPDVTLINTMNNAILGPDEVEAKYGIPPSLIIDFLALMGDSSDNIPGVAGVGEKTAQALLQGLGGIKEIYANLDKVATLTFRGAKTMAAKLEQSREMAFLSYQLATIKTDVELELTCEQLTVTEPAVEALLELFKHYEFKRWIVDLEEGKWLQGNRGNASAKKVAAVEQQADPASEPAESVSTLSADGYVTILDQATFDSWLQKLQNSELFAFDLETDSLDTLSANIVGLSFAVAPGEAAYLPVAHDYLDAPEQLDRSEVLARLKPLLEDAGALKVGQNLKYDRGVLQRYDIELRGIRFDTMLESYALNSVAGRHDMDTLAARWLNHKTVTFEEIAGKGKNQLTFNQIALEQASHYAAEDADVTLQLHLKMWPLLAAETGPKQVFEQVEMPLVPVISRIERNGVLIDQAILAAHSQELGNRLAELEKQAHDLAGEPFNLSSPKQLQTILFEKQGIKPTKKTPGGAPSTSEEVLAELALDYPLPKVILEHRGLSKLKSTYTDKLPQMINPVSKRVHTSYHQTVTATGRLSSSDPNLQNIPVRNDEGRRIRQAFIAPQGHVILAADYSQIELRIMAHLSQDKGLLTAFASEQDIHRATAAEVFGVALDKVSGEQRRSAKAINFGLIYGMSAFGLSRQLNIPAGEAKKYMDLYFQRYPGVLQYMERTREQAAEKGYVETLDGRRLYLPDINASNAIRRKAAERAAINAPMQGTAADIIKRAMIAVDDWLTSTPDSDVTMIMQVHDELVFEVRADAVEAATAKIRQLMESSMTLDVPLRVEVGVGNNWDEAH, from the coding sequence ATGGCTGAAATTGCAGAAAACCCGCTGATCCTGGTAGATGGATCCTCCTACCTGTACCGCGCTTATCATGCTTTCCCCCCGCTAACCAACGCAGCCGGGGAACCGACCGGCGCCATGTATGGTGTGCTGAACATGCTGCGCAGCCTGCTGCTGCAATATAAGCCAAGCCACGTCGCCGTGGTGTTTGACGCTAAGGGTAAAACGTTCCGCGACGAATTATTTGAGGCCTATAAATCCCATCGCCCGCCGATGCCTGACGACCTGCGCGCGCAGATTGAACCGCTGCACGCGATGGTGAAAGCGATGGGGCTGCCGCTGCTGGCCGTGCCGGGCGTCGAGGCCGATGATGTGATCGGCACGCTGGCGCTGGCGGCGGAAAAAATGGGTAAACCGGTGCTGATTAGCACCGGTGACAAAGATATGGCCCAGCTGGTATCGCCGGACGTCACGCTGATCAATACCATGAACAACGCCATTCTTGGCCCGGACGAGGTGGAAGCCAAATACGGTATCCCACCGTCACTGATCATCGATTTCCTCGCGCTGATGGGCGACTCCTCCGATAACATTCCGGGTGTGGCCGGCGTGGGGGAGAAAACGGCGCAGGCGCTGTTGCAGGGATTAGGCGGCATTAAAGAGATTTACGCTAATCTGGACAAGGTGGCCACGCTGACCTTCCGTGGGGCAAAAACCATGGCCGCCAAACTGGAACAGAGCAGGGAGATGGCCTTCCTCTCGTACCAGCTGGCGACCATCAAAACCGACGTTGAGCTGGAGTTAACCTGCGAGCAGTTGACGGTGACTGAACCGGCGGTGGAAGCGCTGCTGGAGCTGTTTAAACACTACGAATTTAAGCGCTGGATCGTCGATCTGGAAGAGGGTAAATGGCTGCAGGGCAACCGTGGCAACGCGTCAGCGAAAAAAGTTGCCGCAGTGGAGCAGCAGGCAGATCCCGCCTCTGAGCCAGCCGAATCGGTGAGTACGCTCTCCGCTGACGGCTATGTCACCATTCTGGATCAGGCGACGTTCGACAGCTGGCTGCAGAAGTTGCAGAACAGCGAGCTGTTTGCCTTTGATCTGGAAACCGACTCGCTCGATACCCTCAGCGCCAACATCGTCGGACTCTCTTTTGCGGTAGCGCCGGGAGAGGCTGCCTATCTGCCGGTGGCACACGACTATCTTGATGCGCCGGAGCAGCTGGACCGCAGCGAGGTGCTGGCACGGCTGAAGCCGCTGCTGGAAGACGCGGGTGCGTTGAAGGTCGGGCAGAACCTCAAGTACGACCGCGGCGTGCTGCAGCGCTATGACATTGAGCTGCGCGGCATCCGTTTCGATACCATGCTTGAATCCTACGCGCTGAACAGCGTCGCCGGCCGCCACGATATGGATACGCTGGCGGCACGCTGGCTGAACCATAAGACGGTCACCTTTGAGGAGATTGCCGGTAAAGGGAAGAACCAGCTGACCTTTAATCAGATCGCGCTCGAGCAGGCCAGCCATTATGCGGCGGAAGACGCCGACGTCACCCTGCAGCTGCATCTGAAAATGTGGCCGCTGCTGGCGGCAGAAACCGGACCGAAGCAGGTGTTCGAGCAGGTTGAGATGCCGCTGGTGCCGGTGATCTCACGCATTGAGCGTAACGGCGTGCTGATCGACCAGGCGATTCTTGCGGCGCACTCACAGGAGCTGGGCAACCGTCTGGCCGAGCTGGAAAAACAGGCGCACGATCTGGCCGGCGAACCGTTTAACCTCTCATCGCCTAAGCAGCTGCAGACCATTCTGTTTGAAAAGCAGGGCATCAAGCCGACCAAAAAAACCCCGGGCGGCGCGCCGTCTACCAGTGAGGAGGTGCTGGCGGAGCTGGCGCTCGACTATCCGCTGCCGAAGGTGATTCTGGAGCATCGCGGGCTGTCGAAGCTGAAGTCGACCTACACCGACAAGCTGCCGCAGATGATCAACCCGGTCAGCAAGCGGGTGCACACCTCCTATCACCAGACGGTAACGGCCACCGGGCGCCTCTCCTCCAGCGATCCGAACCTGCAGAATATCCCGGTGCGCAACGATGAGGGTCGGCGCATCCGGCAGGCCTTTATCGCTCCTCAGGGGCACGTGATCCTGGCGGCGGACTACTCGCAGATTGAGCTGCGTATCATGGCGCACCTGTCGCAGGATAAGGGACTGCTTACTGCATTTGCCAGCGAGCAGGACATTCACCGCGCCACCGCCGCCGAAGTGTTTGGCGTCGCGCTGGACAAGGTAAGTGGTGAGCAGCGCCGTAGCGCGAAAGCGATTAACTTTGGCCTGATTTACGGTATGAGCGCCTTTGGCCTGTCGCGCCAGCTCAATATTCCGGCCGGTGAAGCGAAGAAGTATATGGACCTCTACTTCCAGCGCTATCCGGGCGTGCTGCAGTATATGGAGCGCACCCGCGAGCAGGCCGCGGAGAAAGGCTACGTTGAGACGCTGGACGGCCGTCGTCTCTACCTGCCGGACATCAACGCCAGCAATGCCATCCGTCGCAAAGCGGCGGAACGTGCCGCGATCAACGCACCGATGCAGGGTACCGCCGCGGACATTATCAAACGGGCGATGATTGCGGTGGATGACTGGTTGACCTCCACGCCGGATTCAGACGTCACCATGATTATGCAGGTACACGATGAACTGGTGTTTGAAGTCCGTGCTGACGCGGTTGAGGCGGCGACGGCAAAAATTCGTCAGCTGATGGAGAGCAGCATGACGCTGGACGTGCCGCTGCGCGTTGAGGTCGGCGTAGGTAATAACTGGGATGAAGCGCACTAA
- the dsbA gene encoding thiol:disulfide interchange protein DsbA → MKKILFALVGMVLAFSASAAQFTDGKEYVTLDKPATGEPQVLEFFSFFCPHCFEFEEVWHVSDAVKKNLPADVKVTKYHVEFLGGDLGKTVTQAWAVAMALGVEDKVTAPLFDGIQKSQTITDAASLKAAFVKAAGIKPEDYDAAWNSFVVKSLVAQQEKAAADLDLRGVPAMFVNGKYMVNNGGLDTSSMDNYVQGFANVVKFLVSQK, encoded by the coding sequence ATGAAAAAGATTTTGTTTGCGCTGGTCGGCATGGTTCTGGCTTTCAGCGCTTCCGCTGCACAATTTACCGATGGCAAAGAGTATGTGACGCTGGATAAACCAGCTACCGGTGAACCCCAGGTGCTGGAGTTCTTCTCATTCTTCTGTCCACACTGCTTTGAGTTTGAAGAAGTCTGGCACGTGAGTGATGCGGTAAAGAAAAACCTGCCTGCGGACGTTAAGGTCACCAAATATCACGTTGAATTCCTCGGCGGCGATCTGGGTAAAACCGTGACCCAGGCCTGGGCGGTAGCAATGGCGCTGGGCGTGGAAGATAAAGTTACGGCACCGCTGTTTGACGGTATTCAGAAAAGCCAGACCATCACCGATGCGGCCAGCCTGAAGGCGGCCTTTGTGAAAGCTGCCGGCATCAAACCAGAAGATTACGACGCGGCCTGGAACAGCTTTGTCGTTAAATCACTGGTTGCTCAGCAGGAGAAAGCTGCAGCCGATCTGGATTTGCGCGGCGTGCCGGCGATGTTCGTTAACGGCAAATATATGGTTAACAACGGCGGTCTCGACACCAGCTCAATGGACAACTATGTGCAGGGCTTTGCGAACGTGGTGAAGTTCCTGGTCAGCCAGAAGTAA
- a CDS encoding serine/threonine protein kinase, which produces MKEPAFNFDTLTPDAILDALWDSGIRVESGLTALNSYENRVYQFADEDKRRYVAKFYRPQRWSQAQIAEEHQFTAELFADEVPVAAPLTLGGTTLQQHQGFWFAVFPSLGGRQYETDNYDQLEWVGRYLGRIHQTGRKKIFTDRPTMGLQEYIDQPLATLAASDLVPAGMKDNLLTSVERLRTTLQNSWHTQWQPLRLHGDCHPGNILWRDGPLFVDLDDARNGPAVQDLWMLINGDRQEQRLQWDILLEAYREFSDFDEHELSLIEPLRAMRMVYYLAWVVRRWHDPAFPGSFPWMTDEDFWRRQISIFTEQDRILQEPPLQLMPGYPL; this is translated from the coding sequence ATGAAAGAACCTGCCTTTAACTTTGACACGCTGACGCCAGACGCCATCCTCGATGCGCTGTGGGATAGCGGGATCCGCGTGGAATCCGGCCTGACGGCGCTGAACAGCTACGAAAACCGCGTCTACCAGTTCGCCGATGAAGATAAACGGCGCTATGTCGCCAAATTTTATCGACCACAGCGCTGGTCACAGGCGCAAATCGCCGAGGAGCATCAGTTCACCGCCGAGCTGTTCGCCGATGAGGTGCCTGTCGCAGCCCCGCTGACGCTGGGCGGCACCACCTTGCAACAGCATCAGGGGTTCTGGTTTGCGGTCTTTCCCAGCCTCGGCGGCCGCCAGTATGAAACGGATAACTACGATCAGCTGGAGTGGGTTGGACGTTATCTCGGGCGCATTCATCAGACCGGCCGTAAAAAAATCTTCACCGATCGGCCGACGATGGGATTACAGGAGTATATCGACCAGCCCTTAGCCACGCTGGCCGCCAGCGATCTGGTGCCTGCCGGGATGAAAGATAATTTACTGACCAGCGTGGAGCGCCTGCGCACAACTTTACAAAACAGCTGGCATACTCAGTGGCAGCCGCTGCGTCTGCACGGTGACTGTCACCCTGGCAATATTCTCTGGCGTGATGGCCCGCTGTTTGTCGATCTGGACGACGCGCGCAATGGCCCGGCAGTGCAGGATCTGTGGATGCTGATCAACGGCGATCGCCAGGAACAGCGTCTGCAGTGGGATATTCTGCTGGAGGCCTACCGTGAATTCAGCGACTTTGACGAACATGAATTGTCACTGATTGAACCTTTACGTGCTATGCGGATGGTTTATTATCTGGCATGGGTGGTACGCCGTTGGCACGATCCGGCTTTCCCGGGCAGTTTCCCGTGGATGACGGATGAAGATTTCTGGCGCCGTCAGATTTCCATTTTTACTGAACAGGACCGGATTTTGCAGGAACCCCCGCTGCAGTTAATGCCAGGTTACCCGCTGTGA
- a CDS encoding YihD family protein — protein MKYHRLNELITLLQPAWQEQPDLNLLEFLQQMADDAGFTQPLATLSDDALIYHLKMRSAADTAVIPGLAKDYEDDFKTALLRARGIIKE, from the coding sequence ATGAAATATCACCGACTCAACGAGCTTATTACCCTGTTACAGCCCGCGTGGCAGGAGCAGCCCGACCTGAACCTGCTGGAGTTTTTACAGCAGATGGCCGATGACGCCGGCTTTACGCAGCCGCTGGCCACGCTGAGCGATGACGCGCTGATCTATCATCTTAAAATGCGCAGCGCGGCTGATACGGCGGTTATCCCCGGTTTAGCCAAAGACTATGAGGATGATTTTAAGACCGCCTTACTGCGGGCTCGCGGCATAATTAAGGAGTAA
- the mobA gene encoding molybdenum cofactor guanylyltransferase MobA has product MSLFSAADKATITGVILAGGRGSRMGGNDKGLLLYRNQPLYQHVLYRLRPQVDRVWINANRNIALYQQSGLPVIRDTLADFPGPLAGMLSALLQAETEWLAFSSCDTPHLPDNLVEHLWRHKGLAKAVWARAEQRDHPTLALLHRDLAGLLAQYLARGERKLLLFLQQAGGHSVEFSLTGRAFDNINRPEDLIDR; this is encoded by the coding sequence ATGAGTCTGTTTTCCGCTGCGGATAAAGCCACAATCACCGGTGTGATCCTTGCCGGCGGGCGTGGTAGCAGAATGGGCGGCAACGATAAAGGGCTGCTGCTGTATCGTAACCAGCCGTTGTATCAACACGTGTTGTACCGCTTACGGCCCCAGGTAGACAGGGTATGGATTAATGCCAACCGCAATATTGCGTTATATCAACAGAGTGGCCTGCCGGTGATACGCGATACGCTGGCGGACTTTCCCGGCCCACTGGCCGGCATGCTGAGCGCACTGCTACAGGCAGAAACAGAGTGGCTGGCCTTCAGTTCCTGCGATACGCCGCATCTGCCGGACAATCTGGTGGAACATCTGTGGCGGCATAAGGGACTGGCGAAGGCAGTTTGGGCACGTGCGGAACAGCGCGATCACCCCACGCTGGCGCTACTGCACCGGGATCTGGCGGGTTTACTGGCGCAGTATCTGGCACGGGGAGAGCGTAAACTGCTGCTCTTCTTACAGCAGGCGGGCGGGCACAGCGTGGAATTTAGCCTCACCGGACGGGCTTTTGACAATATTAACCGGCCAGAAGATTTAATTGACAGATAA